CGCGGCTCGCTGCTGCAAAACACCCTGGCACGATTCGGGACCGTCGATGTGTTTCACGCCGACGGACACCCGCTTCCGACTCACGACATCAAAGGAGACTAGGCACGCCATGGCCACGAATACACGCGCCCTCAACGACGTAGAGGCCGTCGCTACCCTGCACAAGACCTTCGACACCCTGCGCGGCGAAATCGGCAAGGTGATCATCGGCCAGCACGAGATCATCGAACAGATCTTCATCGCGCTGCTGTCGCGCGGCCACTGCCTGCTTGTCGGCGTGCCGGGACTTGCAAAGACGCTGCTCATCCGCACACTCTCCGAGGCGCTCGAACTCGCCTTCAACCGCATACAGTTCACCCCCGACCTCATGCCCAGCGACATCACCGGCACCGAGATCATCGAGGAGGACATGAACACAGGGCACAAGAGTTTCCGATTTGTGCGCGGACCCGTGTTCTCGAACATCGTGCTCGCCGACGAGATCAACCGCACGCCGCCCAAGACGCAGGCCGCGCTTCTTGAAGCCATGCAGGAACACAGTGTCACGGCCGCCGGGACGCGCTACATTCTGCAGGAGCCCTTCTTCGTGCTCGCGACGCAGAATCCCATCGAGCAGGAGGGCACGTATCCGCTGCCCGAAGCCCAGCTCGACCGCTTCATGTTCAACCTCTGGCTCGACTATCCGTCGCGCGAGGAGGAGATCGCGATCGTGAAGACGACCACGAGTCCGACCACCGCCACGATCACGCCGGCGCTGTCGGCCGAGGACATCTGCGCGTACCAGGACCTCGTGCGCCGCGTCCCGGTTTCGGACAACGTGATCTCTTTTGCGGTGGAGCTTGCCATGCGCACGCGCCCGAAGTCGCCCTCCGCGCCGCAGTTCATCCGCGAGTGGATACGATGGGGCGCGGGTCCTCGCGCGTCGCAGTATCTGATCCTCGGTGCGAAGGCGCGCGCGATCATGACCGGACGTCCGACGCCCGACATCGACGACGTGCGCGTGGTCGCGCGTCCCGTGCTGCGACACCGGCTTGTGACAAATTTCAGCGCCGAGGCCGAGGGTGTCACCACCGTCGAAATCGTCGATAAACTGTTGTCCGCATCCTGAACGCTGGAAGAGGCGCCATGACTGCATCGCGCATTATCCTGAACGCCGCGTGCGCGGCGTTGCTGCTCGCCGCCGGGGCCTCCGCACAGCGCTCCGCGCGGTGGG
This window of the Ignavibacteriota bacterium genome carries:
- a CDS encoding MoxR family ATPase; this encodes MATNTRALNDVEAVATLHKTFDTLRGEIGKVIIGQHEIIEQIFIALLSRGHCLLVGVPGLAKTLLIRTLSEALELAFNRIQFTPDLMPSDITGTEIIEEDMNTGHKSFRFVRGPVFSNIVLADEINRTPPKTQAALLEAMQEHSVTAAGTRYILQEPFFVLATQNPIEQEGTYPLPEAQLDRFMFNLWLDYPSREEEIAIVKTTTSPTTATITPALSAEDICAYQDLVRRVPVSDNVISFAVELAMRTRPKSPSAPQFIREWIRWGAGPRASQYLILGAKARAIMTGRPTPDIDDVRVVARPVLRHRLVTNFSAEAEGVTTVEIVDKLLSAS